A window of Citrus sinensis cultivar Valencia sweet orange chromosome 7, DVS_A1.0, whole genome shotgun sequence contains these coding sequences:
- the LOC102611124 gene encoding MADS-box transcription factor 23-like, with product MGRGKIVIQKIDNSTSRQVTFSKRRKGLIKKAKELSILCDAEVGLVIFSSTSKLYEFASTSMKAVIERYNCLKEEHEQLLNPPSELKFWRREAAVLRQQLQSLQENHRQLMGEQLYGLSVKDLQNLENQLEMSLRGVRLKKEQMLIDEIQELTQKGSLIQKENLELYKKINLIRQENMELHRKVYGTRDANEAGGNAFVQYGLNNGEASHLPINLRLSQPNQNL from the exons ATGGGACGAGGAAAGATTGTGATTCAAAAGATTGATAATTCAACAAGCAGGCAAGTGACTTTCTCAAAGCGAAGAAAGGGATTAATCAAGAAAGCAAAAGAGTTATCAATTCTTTGTGATGCAGAAGTCGGACTTGTAATATTTTCCAGCACCAGCAAGCTCTATGAGTTTGCAAGCACCAG CATGAAAGCAGTTATTGAACGGTATAATTGCCTAAAAGAGGAGCATGAACAATTGCTGAATCCACCATCAGAACTCAAG TTTTGGCGAAGAGAGGCGGCAGTCCTACGGCAACAACTGCAAAGCTTGCAAGAAAACCATCG GCAATTGATGGGAGAACAGCTATATGGTTTGAGCGTCAAAGACCTACAAAATCTGGAAAATCAACTAGAAATGAGCTTGCGCGGTGTTCGTCTTAAAAAG GAACAAATGTTGATTGATGAAATACAAGAACTGACCCAAAAG GGGAGTCTTATACAAAAGGAAAATCTAGAGCTCTATAAGAAGATAAACCTCATTCGTCAAGAAAATATGGAACTCCACAGGAAG GTTTATGGCACAAGGGATGCGAATGAAGCAGGTGGAAATGCCTTCGTTCAATATGGCTTGAACAATGGAGAAGCATCGCATTTGCCCATCAATCTTCGACTGAGCCAGCCTAACCAAAATTTATAG